The following are encoded together in the Pedobacter steynii genome:
- a CDS encoding cyclic peptide export ABC transporter produces MHYHLSTKITLTALFVFLFFQVSAQVKSLDSLLKKADSEVNKAMKKGNIPGLSLVIIANGQQIIRNYGYADLQNKVPVTSNTLFEIGSCSKAFTALAMARLVDRGQINPDASVSDYLPWFRVTFKGKAVKISIKQLLHHTSGIPWKTISNISPIDNPDALEQTVRTLQNQKLAHLPGKKFEYATINYDICALIIQSVTQQPFENYVQEQVINPLKLSHTQVGYPVNSSLMAKGYKSAFYHPEPFTPPVFKGNNAAGYVISNATDMSEWLKFQMGLKPSVLFKSALWTQQRDESVELHQMSSYAMGWEVALNGSGEIYHDGFNPSFTAYTAFRPRTKTGVVIMANASSNYTAYLGALIIKIISGDEPGKGYEVKDGGDSAYSIVSVILVLYILVIIGYSIFMFIEIGQKKRAYSNLNFSKVSAMLKCLFILLPFVYAVYLLPKATVGFNWSAIFVWSPFSLQVCLVLLTAAVSLSYLTYVFSIVYPAKNTFRGKMPLLVLLGILAGFANMIIIILITSSLNTDADLKYFYFYYLLMALLYLMGRRYVQIQLIRFSRGLTYNLRIELVGKILGTSHQKFEKIPRGNIYTSLNDDVGVIGESTNVFIILITNFITAIGAFIYLASIAFWATLITVCLVVIILIVYYFAGNSTNVYFEQARNSQNIFMNLTSDMIEGFKEISLQKGKKQEYQGRVSDAAQYYKEKIVTASIRFVNVSLIGETLLIIVLGVVAFGFPKMFPSIQVYTISSFVVILLYLIGPINSILSSIPALLQVRIAWNRIQEFIKTIPVNNKEVQEMLPVDKNIQHIAAHQLTFAYQSDNGEFSVGPINLEINKGEIIFIIGGNGSGKTTLAKLLTGLYTPTSGEVRINGKAINPALLGEYYSAIFSPAYLFDTLYNVDLDHKREKIDSYLKTLGLEGKVSIIENRFSTLELSGGQKKRLALLQCYLEDSPIYLFDEWAADQDPDYRKFFYRNLLPEMRAQGKIVIAITHDDHYFDVADKVLKMDMGQLEYYRKLIIQ; encoded by the coding sequence ATGCATTATCATCTCTCGACGAAAATAACACTGACTGCATTATTTGTTTTCCTTTTCTTCCAGGTTTCCGCGCAGGTAAAATCGCTGGATTCGTTGCTGAAAAAAGCCGATTCTGAAGTTAACAAAGCAATGAAAAAAGGCAATATTCCAGGGTTAAGTCTGGTTATTATTGCGAATGGTCAGCAGATCATACGAAATTACGGGTATGCTGATTTGCAAAACAAAGTGCCGGTTACCTCCAATACTTTATTTGAAATAGGTTCCTGTTCGAAAGCTTTCACCGCCCTGGCCATGGCCAGACTAGTGGATCGTGGACAAATTAATCCTGACGCATCCGTATCTGATTACCTGCCCTGGTTCAGAGTTACCTTTAAAGGGAAAGCGGTGAAAATTTCCATAAAGCAATTGTTGCACCATACCAGTGGAATACCCTGGAAAACGATTTCTAATATTTCTCCTATAGATAACCCCGATGCACTTGAGCAAACGGTGAGAACCCTTCAAAATCAGAAATTGGCCCATTTACCAGGAAAGAAGTTCGAGTATGCTACCATTAATTACGACATCTGTGCGTTAATCATTCAATCTGTTACTCAACAACCTTTTGAAAATTATGTACAGGAACAAGTGATTAATCCATTAAAGTTAAGTCATACTCAGGTTGGATATCCTGTAAACAGTTCTTTAATGGCAAAAGGGTACAAATCGGCATTTTATCATCCAGAGCCCTTTACTCCACCTGTATTTAAAGGCAATAATGCCGCGGGTTATGTCATTTCAAATGCGACAGATATGAGCGAATGGCTGAAATTTCAGATGGGACTTAAACCATCTGTTTTATTCAAGTCTGCCTTGTGGACCCAGCAGAGGGATGAATCTGTAGAGTTACATCAGATGTCTTCTTATGCTATGGGCTGGGAGGTTGCATTAAACGGATCGGGAGAGATTTATCACGACGGATTCAATCCGAGTTTTACGGCTTATACCGCCTTTCGTCCACGTACCAAAACCGGTGTGGTTATCATGGCCAACGCCTCTAGTAATTATACGGCCTATCTGGGCGCCTTAATTATTAAAATCATATCAGGTGATGAACCGGGGAAAGGTTATGAAGTGAAGGATGGAGGAGATTCGGCTTATTCGATTGTCTCGGTTATATTGGTGTTATACATTCTTGTTATTATTGGTTACAGCATCTTTATGTTCATAGAGATAGGTCAGAAAAAGCGGGCTTACTCGAATTTGAATTTTAGTAAAGTAAGCGCAATGTTGAAATGTCTGTTTATTCTGTTGCCTTTTGTATATGCCGTTTATCTGCTTCCGAAAGCTACGGTTGGCTTTAACTGGAGCGCTATTTTTGTATGGTCTCCCTTTAGTTTGCAGGTATGCCTGGTTTTGTTAACTGCAGCTGTAAGTTTAAGCTACCTGACTTATGTATTCAGCATTGTTTATCCTGCAAAGAATACTTTCAGGGGTAAAATGCCACTTTTGGTCTTGTTGGGGATCCTGGCGGGATTTGCGAATATGATTATCATCATACTCATTACCTCTTCTCTGAACACCGATGCGGACCTGAAGTATTTTTATTTCTATTATTTACTCATGGCGCTGTTGTACCTGATGGGAAGACGATACGTGCAAATCCAGCTCATTCGTTTTTCGAGGGGACTTACCTACAATCTGCGGATTGAATTGGTTGGAAAGATTTTAGGAACCTCACACCAGAAATTTGAAAAAATTCCGAGGGGGAATATTTATACTTCCCTGAACGATGACGTTGGAGTGATTGGGGAGTCCACGAATGTTTTCATCATTCTGATTACCAATTTTATTACCGCGATAGGGGCTTTTATTTATCTAGCCAGTATCGCTTTCTGGGCCACCCTGATTACTGTCTGCCTTGTTGTAATCATTTTGATTGTCTATTATTTTGCCGGCAACAGCACTAACGTTTATTTTGAACAGGCCAGAAACAGTCAAAACATATTCATGAATTTAACCAGTGATATGATTGAAGGCTTTAAAGAAATCAGCTTACAGAAGGGCAAGAAGCAAGAGTATCAGGGGAGGGTATCAGATGCTGCTCAATATTATAAAGAGAAGATTGTGACTGCCAGTATACGGTTCGTAAATGTATCCCTGATTGGTGAAACATTGCTGATCATTGTACTCGGTGTTGTTGCATTTGGTTTCCCCAAAATGTTTCCATCGATTCAGGTTTATACCATCAGTAGCTTCGTTGTGATTTTGCTTTATCTGATTGGTCCGATCAATTCTATTTTAAGTTCTATCCCTGCGCTTTTACAAGTACGTATTGCCTGGAACCGTATTCAGGAATTTATCAAAACCATCCCGGTGAATAATAAGGAGGTTCAGGAGATGCTACCTGTTGATAAGAACATTCAGCACATCGCTGCACATCAGCTGACATTTGCCTATCAAAGTGACAATGGCGAATTCTCTGTAGGCCCTATCAATCTTGAAATCAATAAAGGAGAGATTATATTTATTATCGGTGGTAATGGAAGTGGCAAGACCACACTTGCTAAATTACTAACTGGTTTATATACGCCGACAAGTGGTGAAGTCCGCATTAATGGCAAGGCTATAAACCCTGCATTATTAGGCGAATACTATTCTGCTATTTTCAGTCCTGCTTATTTGTTTGATACACTGTATAATGTAGATCTTGATCATAAGCGGGAAAAAATTGACAGTTATTTAAAGACGCTCGGACTTGAGGGGAAAGTTTCCATTATTGAAAACAGGTTCAGTACACTCGAACTTTCCGGAGGACAGAAAAAGAGACTTGCTTTGCTACAGTGTTATCTGGAAGATTCTCCGATATACCTGTTCGATGAATGGGCTGCGGATCAGGATCCCGACTACCGTAAATTCTTCTATAGGAATCTATTGCCTGAAATGAGGGCTCAGGGTAAAATAGTTATTGCAATTACGCATGATGATCATTATTTCGATGTTGCAGATAAGGTCTTGAAAATGGATATGGGGCAACTTGAATATTACAGAAAACTTATAATTCAATGA
- a CDS encoding TauD/TfdA family dioxygenase: MKNDLISKTELPVEVKLGDLTIPDFIDHFKRNKEKYDQQLDHVGALKFTGVSIACQDDFQQVVNEISTKFMNYIDGNSPRTKLSGNVYTSTEYDPAQIITMHNELSYSAKWPGKLFFSCIVPAASGGETLLASSSEIYDQMNKSIVEEIEKRGITYIRNLHSGEGLGPSWQDTFESDQKSRVEEYLRSYQINYEWGHNDSLKLKQFSKGILHHEPTGKKIWFNQIDQFHPIQLGDEMYETLEILYESKENFPMYVSFADGTEIPDDLVLEVLHTIKGCTIAPPWHKNELLIVNNELVSHGRNSFTGSRKVLVAMSE, encoded by the coding sequence ATGAAAAATGACTTAATCAGTAAAACTGAACTGCCCGTTGAAGTGAAATTGGGAGACCTTACCATTCCCGATTTTATAGATCATTTTAAGCGGAATAAAGAAAAGTACGACCAACAGCTGGATCATGTCGGGGCTTTGAAATTTACCGGAGTAAGTATTGCCTGCCAAGATGATTTTCAACAGGTTGTGAATGAGATTTCTACAAAATTCATGAATTATATAGATGGCAATTCTCCCCGGACCAAATTATCAGGTAATGTTTATACCTCCACAGAATATGATCCCGCGCAAATCATCACCATGCATAATGAATTGTCGTACTCCGCCAAATGGCCGGGAAAACTTTTCTTCAGTTGTATTGTGCCTGCGGCATCCGGTGGGGAAACGCTGTTGGCAAGCAGCAGCGAAATATATGATCAGATGAACAAATCTATTGTTGAAGAAATTGAGAAGAGGGGCATTACTTATATCAGAAATCTTCATTCCGGTGAAGGATTGGGGCCCTCCTGGCAGGATACTTTTGAATCAGATCAAAAATCCCGGGTAGAAGAGTACCTAAGGAGCTATCAGATCAATTATGAATGGGGGCATAATGACAGTTTAAAGTTAAAGCAATTCAGTAAAGGGATTCTCCATCATGAGCCGACCGGGAAAAAAATCTGGTTTAATCAGATTGATCAGTTTCACCCTATTCAGTTAGGAGATGAAATGTATGAAACATTAGAGATTTTGTACGAAAGCAAGGAAAACTTCCCTATGTATGTAAGCTTTGCGGATGGTACGGAGATCCCGGATGATTTAGTACTCGAGGTATTGCATACGATTAAGGGTTGTACCATTGCACCTCCATGGCATAAAAATGAATTACTAATTGTGAATAATGAACTGGTGAGTCACGGTCGTAATTCCTTTACCGGCAGCCGAAAGGTGCTGGTTGCAATGTCTGAATAA
- a CDS encoding serine hydrolase — protein MNFTTFTVLRTVFIFLLTAGCSKELLAQEQGTFISNGKSIDIYHFDLEITKMIKEAGIPAVSLAIIDQGKIAYKQTYGVKEALKPEEADSCTVFEACSLSKSFLVYATYQLVDQGKLDLDKPLYQYLEPGPMLDHDPRYRLITPRMVLSHSSGLEDWPNDHNPKQMDIISTPGQKFYYSSLGYNYLGAVIESIQKEPYDKYLEKLVLSPLQLKNTFSQFKSDTLNGVISTNPVNFAYGHDSFGKEFPKWKNYESSASSGISTTAEDYARLLLATFDRVHLKQATVKQILTPVVPTGIQHSKYFYGTGFEILNTSTDTIIGHGGSNPGFKAQMFYSVVNKRGLVFLTNSDLGKLITSRINELTTKLGILEYYQQFSVDQYPSKSISLLNLYKLNGVEAMFLEVKRLRQIKELQANTLNQLGQLFLHQDTTISRRILEQNIRYFPNSAYAHLLLGDLYKKMNQYEVALKQYKRAKQLNFKLWDISPEIDDCLLKIKEKAISKGK, from the coding sequence ATGAACTTTACAACATTTACTGTTTTACGAACAGTTTTTATATTTCTCCTGACTGCAGGATGCTCCAAAGAATTGCTGGCTCAGGAACAGGGTACTTTTATCTCCAACGGAAAGAGTATAGACATTTATCATTTTGATCTGGAAATCACTAAAATGATTAAGGAAGCCGGCATTCCGGCGGTTTCACTGGCGATTATTGATCAGGGTAAAATAGCTTATAAGCAAACCTATGGTGTAAAGGAAGCCTTAAAGCCTGAGGAAGCCGATAGCTGTACTGTGTTCGAGGCCTGTTCATTGTCTAAAAGTTTTTTGGTATACGCCACATATCAATTGGTAGATCAGGGAAAACTGGATCTTGATAAACCGCTATATCAGTACCTGGAACCTGGTCCGATGCTGGACCATGATCCAAGATACCGGCTGATTACCCCCCGTATGGTTTTGAGCCACAGTTCGGGGCTCGAAGATTGGCCAAATGACCATAACCCAAAACAAATGGATATTATCAGTACTCCCGGGCAGAAGTTTTATTATTCCAGCTTGGGCTATAATTATCTCGGTGCAGTCATTGAATCTATACAGAAGGAGCCGTACGATAAATACCTGGAAAAGTTGGTGTTAAGCCCATTGCAGCTGAAAAATACTTTTAGTCAATTTAAATCGGATACCTTAAATGGAGTCATCAGCACAAACCCTGTGAATTTTGCCTATGGTCATGATTCCTTTGGTAAGGAATTCCCAAAATGGAAAAATTATGAATCTTCAGCATCCAGTGGCATTAGTACAACCGCCGAAGATTATGCGCGGCTGTTACTGGCAACATTTGATCGTGTTCATCTTAAACAAGCAACGGTAAAACAGATTTTGACCCCGGTTGTTCCAACTGGAATCCAGCATTCTAAATATTTTTATGGCACCGGTTTCGAAATTCTGAATACCAGCACAGATACCATTATAGGGCATGGTGGCAGTAATCCAGGATTTAAGGCACAGATGTTTTATTCAGTTGTGAATAAAAGAGGATTGGTCTTTCTGACAAACAGCGATTTGGGTAAATTGATTACCAGCCGTATTAATGAGTTGACGACAAAGTTGGGTATTCTGGAATACTACCAACAATTTTCTGTTGATCAATATCCCAGTAAATCTATTTCTCTTCTGAATTTATACAAGCTGAATGGAGTTGAGGCCATGTTCCTTGAAGTTAAAAGGCTTCGTCAGATTAAAGAACTTCAGGCAAATACCCTTAATCAGTTGGGGCAGCTTTTCCTTCATCAGGATACGACCATATCCCGGCGTATTCTTGAGCAGAACATCAGGTATTTTCCGAATTCGGCCTATGCCCATTTGCTGCTGGGAGATCTTTATAAAAAAATGAACCAATATGAGGTTGCCCTTAAACAATATAAGAGAGCAAAACAACTGAATTTCAAACTTTGGGATATCAGCCCGGAAATTGACGATTGTCTGCTTAAAATCAAAGAAAAGGCAATTTCTAAAGGAAAATAA